Proteins from a single region of Methanoculleus horonobensis:
- a CDS encoding RNA-guided pseudouridylation complex pseudouridine synthase subunit Cbf5, with product MTDQDYFIPESGIVVVDKPRGPSSHQVTAWVGDILGRRVGHAGTLDPQVSGVLIVMFGGAVRLAPVLLSHNKEYVCLMRLHGDASREAVERVAEEFTGRIYQRPPRKSAVKRNLRIRKIQEIEILDMDGRLVLFRVRCDAGTYIRTLCVHLGYALGVCAHMAELRRIRSGSFDETAVVTLHELADAAATAREGNPEPLQGMILPPATAVADLAKVVVRDTAVDAVCHGAVLAGVGVVGKEGGFAKGETVAIVTERGELVGLGKGLVNSSALKPGEPGFVVAPTTILMQPGTYPRGWKAHAKS from the coding sequence ATGACCGACCAGGATTATTTCATCCCGGAATCCGGGATCGTCGTCGTCGACAAGCCCCGTGGACCAAGCAGCCATCAGGTGACCGCCTGGGTCGGGGATATCCTCGGGCGCCGGGTGGGCCACGCCGGAACGCTCGACCCGCAGGTCTCCGGGGTGCTCATCGTCATGTTCGGCGGCGCGGTCCGGCTCGCCCCCGTCCTCCTCTCGCACAACAAAGAGTACGTCTGCCTGATGCGTCTTCACGGCGACGCCTCCCGGGAGGCCGTGGAGCGGGTGGCAGAGGAGTTCACCGGCCGGATATACCAGCGCCCGCCGAGAAAGAGCGCGGTGAAACGAAACCTCCGGATCAGGAAGATCCAGGAGATCGAGATCCTGGATATGGACGGCAGGCTCGTCCTCTTCCGGGTCAGGTGCGACGCCGGGACTTACATCCGGACGCTCTGCGTTCACCTGGGCTACGCGCTCGGGGTCTGCGCCCACATGGCGGAACTCAGGAGGATACGCTCGGGATCGTTTGACGAGACCGCTGTCGTCACGCTCCACGAACTCGCCGATGCCGCTGCAACCGCCCGGGAGGGCAACCCTGAACCCCTGCAGGGGATGATCCTCCCCCCGGCGACCGCCGTCGCCGATCTCGCGAAGGTCGTCGTCCGCGACACCGCCGTCGACGCCGTCTGCCACGGTGCGGTGCTCGCCGGGGTCGGGGTCGTCGGGAAGGAAGGCGGGTTTGCAAAGGGCGAGACGGTCGCGATCGTGACCGAGCGCGGCGAACTCGTCGGGCTCGGGAAGGGCCTCGTCAATTCGTCGGCGCTGAAGCCCGGGGAACCGGGGTTCGTCGTCGCGCCCACCACCATCCTGATGCAGCCCGGCACCTATCCCCGCGGCTGGAAAGCGCACGCCAAGAGCTAA
- a CDS encoding NOP5/NOP56 family protein, producing the protein MLQRYWFGDIDEEGCRPAGTDPAALAERAAELRTGMDSFVPIDWEIARDCGVVRTREEYVDLLRSVCTALARQKIARAYQGRDVELLQMVRMLDELDNVINLLQERAAEWYQVTNPSFSRKYRSLPAKKMLGIVRKGARGGLSDVADEIERLTGTRSRLMREVSARADEVMPNTSALIGGLVAARLLSRAGGLPALARMPGSTIQVLGSERALFSHLRGGTPPPKHGIIFQHRRVHNAPRPVRGRVARVLAAKLAIAARLDYYRGEAVPEFLKDAQARIDDAGVEA; encoded by the coding sequence ATGCTACAGCGCTACTGGTTCGGGGACATCGACGAGGAGGGGTGCCGGCCGGCCGGCACCGATCCGGCCGCGCTCGCGGAGCGGGCGGCCGAGCTCCGCACCGGTATGGATTCCTTTGTTCCCATCGACTGGGAGATTGCCCGGGACTGCGGGGTCGTCCGGACACGGGAGGAGTACGTCGACCTGCTCCGTTCCGTCTGCACCGCCCTTGCCCGGCAAAAGATCGCCCGGGCTTACCAGGGCCGGGACGTCGAGCTCCTCCAGATGGTCAGGATGCTCGACGAACTCGACAACGTCATCAATCTTCTTCAGGAGCGTGCGGCGGAGTGGTACCAGGTCACGAATCCGTCCTTCTCCCGGAAGTATCGCTCTCTTCCGGCGAAGAAGATGCTCGGGATTGTCCGAAAAGGGGCGCGGGGCGGGCTCTCCGACGTCGCCGACGAGATTGAGCGGCTTACCGGGACGCGGAGCCGCCTGATGCGGGAGGTCTCGGCCCGTGCCGATGAGGTGATGCCGAATACGAGCGCGCTCATCGGCGGGCTGGTCGCGGCCCGGCTCCTCTCCCGAGCGGGGGGGCTTCCTGCACTCGCGAGGATGCCGGGGAGCACCATTCAGGTTCTCGGCTCGGAACGCGCCCTCTTCTCGCACCTCCGGGGCGGGACGCCGCCGCCGAAGCACGGGATCATCTTCCAGCACCGGCGGGTTCACAACGCCCCGAGACCCGTGCGGGGGCGGGTGGCCCGGGTGCTCGCGGCGAAACTCGCCATCGCCGCCCGGCTCGACTATTACCGGGGCGAGGCGGTGCCGGAGTTCCTCAAAGACGCCCAGGCGCGGATCGACGATGCGGGGGTCGAGGCATGA
- a CDS encoding VOC family protein: MPTITWFNIPAAETERARAFYEAVFAWTVEPFPGMESAFLVTTGGVDGEIFPRARPGEAVTVFIGVPSIEEYAARIERAGGVVVVAKRPVPGRGYFTIFEDTEQNQLGLWEDDSTAG, translated from the coding sequence ATGCCGACGATCACCTGGTTCAATATACCGGCCGCCGAGACCGAGCGGGCGCGGGCCTTCTACGAGGCGGTCTTTGCCTGGACGGTAGAACCGTTTCCGGGGATGGAAAGCGCCTTTCTGGTGACGACCGGAGGAGTAGACGGCGAAATCTTCCCGCGGGCCCGGCCGGGCGAGGCGGTGACGGTCTTCATCGGCGTCCCTTCCATCGAGGAGTATGCGGCCCGGATCGAAAGGGCCGGAGGAGTGGTCGTTGTTGCGAAGAGACCGGTACCCGGCCGGGGGTACTTCACCATCTTCGAGGATACCGAGCAAAACCAGCTCGGCCTATGGGAGGACGACAGCACCGCGGGTTGA
- a CDS encoding fibrillarin-like rRNA/tRNA 2'-O-methyltransferase, with protein MIRLGNVLVSPGEGGVYGERTLDGYRVWDPYRSKLAALYTLGGGVELTPEMRVLYLGAANGTTVSHVADYVETVYAVEFAPRPMQDLLEVARRRRNIVPIMADANRPEEYAPFMEAVDLLYQDVAQPNQVEIAEKNLVFLKPGGHLILMLKTRSVDVRQEPVEVLAGARAGLERRLDIADVRWLDPYHHDHAAIVCTLRE; from the coding sequence ATGATCCGGCTCGGGAACGTGCTGGTCTCGCCCGGAGAGGGCGGAGTCTACGGGGAGCGGACGCTCGACGGTTACCGGGTCTGGGACCCCTACCGGAGCAAGCTCGCGGCGCTCTACACCCTCGGCGGCGGGGTGGAACTCACTCCTGAGATGCGGGTGCTCTATCTCGGTGCGGCGAACGGGACCACGGTCTCGCACGTCGCCGACTACGTCGAGACCGTCTACGCGGTGGAGTTTGCGCCCCGGCCGATGCAGGATCTCCTCGAGGTAGCCCGCCGGAGGCGGAACATCGTCCCGATCATGGCCGACGCGAACCGCCCTGAGGAGTATGCGCCGTTCATGGAGGCGGTCGACCTCCTCTATCAGGACGTGGCGCAGCCGAACCAGGTCGAGATCGCCGAGAAGAACCTCGTCTTCCTCAAACCGGGAGGTCATCTCATTCTGATGCTCAAGACCCGGAGCGTGGATGTCCGGCAGGAGCCGGTAGAGGTGCTCGCCGGGGCGCGGGCCGGGCTCGAGCGGCGCCTCGATATCGCGGATGTCCGGTGGCTCGACCCCTACCACCACGATCACGCCGCGATCGTCTGCACCCTCCGGGAGTAG
- a CDS encoding CPBP family intramembrane glutamic endopeptidase: MLPEFFRRYAPELLIAFFGLIFLVGAFCGIGGEAGAFLTSALDVALFVILAMLVYLATRHPAFRWIAVFWLLIMVAGLAALAVGFGAIAILPAEMLETEEIDPETVDLAMAVEIALLLLGALVAGFASLVGLSRRFRVWLAGYLPFDPDSLLHTVALVVILAMILIPPIPLLVTGVPPFLSEQFLGLLLESGDLLANTVTLDAYTLFWTLVGSFFIAGAFVWRTGRETLERLGLVRPTGRQVVLAVVAALALVAAFHFIDLALAMLMGWLGIPVTDEDAVNLLFAGALTLPGVIMASVAAGFGEEVSIRGLLQPRFGILLPALLFASLHAFQYSWDGLVSVFFAGIIFAYIRRYTNTTTSAITHTVYDLVLFSMMLVGMSI; encoded by the coding sequence ATGTTACCGGAGTTCTTCCGTCGGTACGCACCCGAACTGCTGATCGCCTTCTTCGGCCTCATCTTTCTGGTTGGGGCCTTCTGCGGGATCGGCGGGGAAGCAGGAGCGTTCCTCACCTCGGCGCTCGATGTGGCGCTCTTCGTCATCCTTGCCATGCTTGTGTATCTCGCAACCCGGCACCCTGCGTTCCGGTGGATCGCCGTCTTCTGGCTCCTGATCATGGTGGCCGGGCTTGCGGCCCTCGCGGTGGGGTTCGGGGCGATAGCGATCCTGCCGGCCGAGATGCTCGAGACTGAGGAGATCGATCCGGAGACGGTCGACCTTGCTATGGCCGTGGAAATTGCGCTTCTCCTCCTCGGCGCCCTCGTCGCGGGATTTGCAAGCCTCGTCGGGCTTTCACGCCGGTTCAGGGTATGGCTCGCGGGGTATCTCCCGTTCGACCCTGACTCGCTCCTCCATACGGTCGCGCTCGTGGTCATCCTCGCCATGATCCTCATCCCTCCCATACCGCTCCTTGTCACGGGTGTTCCGCCCTTCCTCTCGGAGCAGTTCCTCGGCCTCCTGCTTGAGTCCGGGGATCTGCTCGCGAACACCGTCACGCTGGATGCCTATACCCTCTTCTGGACGCTCGTCGGCTCGTTCTTCATCGCCGGGGCGTTCGTCTGGCGGACGGGGCGCGAGACCCTGGAGCGGCTCGGCCTCGTCCGCCCGACGGGCCGGCAGGTTGTTCTCGCCGTCGTCGCGGCTCTCGCGCTCGTCGCCGCCTTCCACTTCATCGACCTGGCGCTCGCCATGCTTATGGGCTGGCTCGGCATCCCGGTCACCGACGAGGATGCCGTCAACCTGCTCTTTGCCGGCGCGCTCACGCTCCCCGGGGTCATCATGGCATCCGTCGCGGCGGGGTTCGGCGAGGAGGTGAGCATCCGCGGCCTGCTCCAGCCCCGGTTCGGCATCCTCCTCCCGGCACTCCTCTTCGCGTCGCTTCATGCGTTCCAGTACAGCTGGGACGGCCTCGTCTCGGTCTTCTTTGCGGGGATTATATTCGCCTATATCCGGCGGTATACGAACACAACGACGTCGGCGATCACGCACACCGTCTACGACCTGGTGCTCTTCTCGATGATGCTGGTCGGGATGTCGATCTGA
- a CDS encoding energy-coupling factor ABC transporter permease, whose product MHIMEGFLPSPWWEIWILISLPFVAIGLYQLNRLVRERRETLPLLAVAGAFVFVLSSLKIPSFNGSCSHPTGTGLGGILFGPCIAAVLGLIVLVFQAVFLAHGGITTLGANVFSMGIAGPAVAYLVYKAGTRAGANTYATVFIAAALADLVTYVVTSVQLALAFPGTAGFFGAFSAFAAVFAVTQVPLAIIEGAVIMLVFKYIVQLKPEILTRLNLLSESTVQKLREAAA is encoded by the coding sequence ATGCACATCATGGAAGGATTCTTACCAAGCCCCTGGTGGGAGATCTGGATTCTCATCTCCCTGCCCTTCGTGGCCATCGGACTGTACCAGCTGAACAGACTTGTACGGGAGAGGCGGGAAACCCTGCCGCTCCTCGCGGTCGCAGGCGCCTTCGTCTTCGTCCTCTCCTCGCTCAAGATCCCCTCGTTCAACGGGAGCTGCTCCCATCCCACGGGGACAGGGCTCGGGGGTATCCTCTTCGGCCCCTGCATCGCCGCCGTCCTCGGGCTGATCGTCCTGGTCTTCCAGGCGGTCTTCCTCGCACACGGCGGGATCACCACCCTCGGCGCGAACGTCTTCTCGATGGGGATCGCGGGGCCGGCCGTCGCCTACCTCGTCTATAAGGCCGGTACCCGGGCGGGCGCAAACACCTACGCGACGGTCTTTATCGCCGCAGCCCTCGCGGATCTCGTCACCTACGTCGTCACCTCGGTTCAGCTCGCGCTCGCCTTCCCGGGAACCGCCGGGTTCTTCGGGGCGTTCTCGGCATTCGCCGCGGTCTTCGCCGTCACCCAGGTGCCGCTTGCCATCATCGAGGGCGCGGTCATCATGCTCGTCTTCAAGTACATCGTCCAGCTCAAGCCCGAGATCCTCACGCGCTTGAACCTCCTCTCCGAGAGCACCGTCCAGAAACTCCGGGAGGCCGCGGCATGA
- a CDS encoding cupredoxin domain-containing protein: MKRMFGILALMVIASIMIAGCVQPAGNETVTPGTTPGLTETPMETEEETPAMTETPMETETPMETETPMETETPAATTTTMTTETPMGTETPAATTTTVAAGVTETPPGTPAALVADETVSITESGYVPDMLTVPVGTTVGWTNDASSNQTVSATGATGFFDSGLLAPGDSYSYTFNAADNYTYQSQTTGITGTIIVTP; the protein is encoded by the coding sequence ATGAAGAGGATGTTTGGTATCCTTGCTCTCATGGTCATTGCGAGCATCATGATTGCAGGATGTGTGCAGCCAGCGGGCAACGAGACGGTGACACCCGGTACGACACCGGGACTCACCGAGACCCCGATGGAGACAGAAGAGGAGACGCCGGCAATGACAGAGACCCCAATGGAGACGGAGACTCCGATGGAGACCGAGACACCGATGGAGACAGAAACGCCGGCGGCAACCACAACCACGATGACAACGGAGACCCCGATGGGGACGGAGACACCGGCAGCAACCACAACGACCGTTGCCGCGGGAGTGACCGAAACCCCGCCGGGAACGCCGGCGGCCCTCGTCGCTGACGAGACCGTCTCCATCACCGAAAGCGGGTACGTGCCCGACATGCTCACCGTACCTGTCGGCACCACGGTGGGATGGACCAACGACGCGTCCTCAAACCAGACCGTATCGGCGACCGGGGCAACGGGGTTCTTCGACTCCGGATTGCTTGCGCCGGGCGACTCCTATAGTTACACCTTCAACGCCGCAGACAACTACACCTACCAGTCGCAGACGACCGGGATCACCGGGACGATCATCGTCACCCCCTGA
- a CDS encoding aldo/keto reductase, whose product MAGLTKQRFGKTGREVTRVGLGGEGILRTYGQHAGANAVIMEALDQGITYFDSAKVYAGSEEYYGEVWRNRPDLREPVFQASKSACRGHADAETDLQETLQRMGIETLDLWQIHDIRSFPDIREVEGPSGALEAFIEARESGVVRHIGVTGHHDPDVLAHAVENWPVDAVMMPVNPVEGALGGFLDGVLTTARAQGVAVIGMKVLGGSNYLVPDAGVTPEVLVRYALAQEISVAIVGCSTPAEVQALAAAGRSGPLPDDEAAALVEAFRPHARELAYYRGIR is encoded by the coding sequence ATGGCGGGGCTCACGAAGCAGAGGTTCGGAAAGACGGGACGCGAGGTCACCCGGGTGGGCCTCGGAGGAGAGGGCATTCTCAGGACATACGGGCAGCATGCCGGGGCAAACGCTGTCATCATGGAAGCGCTTGATCAGGGGATCACCTACTTCGACTCGGCAAAGGTCTACGCCGGGAGCGAGGAGTACTACGGCGAGGTCTGGCGGAACCGCCCCGACCTCCGGGAACCGGTCTTCCAGGCAAGCAAGTCGGCGTGTCGGGGACACGCGGACGCCGAGACGGACCTTCAAGAGACTCTCCAGAGGATGGGCATCGAGACCCTCGACCTCTGGCAGATCCACGATATCCGGTCTTTCCCCGATATACGGGAGGTTGAAGGGCCGTCCGGTGCGCTCGAGGCGTTTATCGAGGCGCGGGAGTCCGGCGTCGTCCGGCATATCGGGGTGACGGGGCATCACGACCCGGACGTCCTCGCACACGCGGTCGAGAACTGGCCGGTCGACGCCGTGATGATGCCCGTAAACCCCGTTGAGGGGGCGCTCGGGGGGTTTCTCGATGGGGTGCTCACGACCGCGAGGGCGCAGGGGGTCGCGGTCATCGGGATGAAGGTGCTCGGCGGGTCGAACTACCTCGTCCCCGATGCCGGGGTGACGCCTGAGGTTCTTGTCCGATACGCCCTCGCACAGGAGATCTCCGTCGCGATCGTCGGCTGCTCGACGCCCGCGGAGGTGCAGGCGCTTGCCGCTGCCGGCCGGAGCGGCCCTCTGCCCGACGACGAGGCGGCGGCGCTCGTCGAGGCGTTCCGGCCCCATGCCCGCGAGCTTGCCTACTATCGCGGAATCCGGTGA
- a CDS encoding uroporphyrinogen-III synthase, with product MKIAITRLENKAAGDHALCATYGHDCYTVSPLRAELRPDRVDTFVEAVHRGEFDCLFFSSALPAAVVGPKLERWPRVIAIGPKTAEVLRGFGIEAEVLPTFYSRDFVPYLGDWLRGRTVGIPRADVPNPGLLEAIAAAGGTVREERVYALIPTGVKLALDAADAVLFTSAMSYREARWQPRDDLLLVAIGEITADAMRAGGHPPAVTGDGSLAGTLEALNHYMEGR from the coding sequence ATGAAGATCGCCATCACCCGGCTCGAGAACAAGGCGGCGGGAGACCACGCCCTCTGCGCTACGTATGGTCACGACTGCTACACGGTCTCGCCGCTCCGGGCGGAGCTCCGGCCCGACCGGGTCGATACGTTCGTCGAGGCCGTCCACCGCGGCGAGTTCGACTGCCTCTTCTTCTCAAGCGCCCTCCCCGCCGCGGTCGTCGGGCCGAAACTCGAGCGGTGGCCGCGGGTGATCGCGATCGGGCCGAAGACCGCCGAAGTCCTCAGGGGGTTCGGGATCGAGGCGGAGGTTCTCCCCACGTTCTACTCCCGGGACTTCGTCCCCTACCTCGGGGACTGGCTCCGCGGCCGGACGGTCGGCATCCCGCGGGCCGACGTCCCGAACCCGGGTCTTCTTGAGGCGATCGCCGCGGCCGGGGGAACGGTCCGGGAGGAGCGGGTCTACGCCCTCATCCCCACGGGTGTGAAACTCGCGCTTGACGCCGCCGACGCCGTCCTCTTCACGAGCGCCATGTCCTACCGGGAAGCCCGCTGGCAGCCCCGCGACGACCTGCTCCTCGTCGCCATCGGCGAGATCACCGCCGATGCCATGCGGGCCGGCGGGCATCCCCCGGCGGTCACCGGGGACGGATCGCTTGCGGGAACGCTTGAGGCGCTGAACCACTACATGGAAGGCAGGTGA
- a CDS encoding MFS transporter, giving the protein MTTERPHRLRTFRSRIAASPDAILVLVVLVIFMDMLIYGLLIPVFPQYAPRLGVGESVIGIIFGIYAAMLLLFSIPMGLLSDRVGRRHLIVAGMLLLALATALFGFSTTITHLIAARMVQGVSAAATWSAGLALLADTCEPARLGEKMGVALSAVGVGTILGPVAGGLLFEYAGYTTTFLVPAVLAAAVGLAVLAIPVRTCRRESGPHRSSMLPRGALLPLGACSVVIVAVSGTYGVFDPYLPVYLHAVFAASPATIGVVFAVLAVAAILAQPAAGRIYDRYGGSRYLIGGGLLLAGGATVAAMQAGSLPLTAAAVFVLGVALSCALVPTMPLLADIYRDRGSQGAAYGMYNTFFAVGLSAGPFAGAVLAGRWPLPAIFLGLAAFLGVMGILSGLAFGRLTQR; this is encoded by the coding sequence ATGACGACCGAAAGACCGCATCGGCTCCGCACCTTCCGGAGCCGTATCGCCGCATCGCCGGACGCGATCCTCGTGCTGGTCGTGCTCGTCATCTTCATGGACATGCTGATCTACGGTCTCCTCATCCCGGTCTTCCCCCAGTATGCCCCCCGGCTCGGTGTGGGAGAATCGGTCATCGGGATCATCTTCGGGATCTACGCCGCCATGCTCCTCCTCTTCTCCATCCCGATGGGCCTCCTCTCCGACCGGGTGGGCCGCCGCCATCTCATCGTCGCCGGGATGCTTCTCCTTGCTCTCGCGACGGCTCTCTTCGGTTTCTCGACCACGATCACCCACCTGATCGCCGCCCGGATGGTTCAGGGGGTCTCGGCCGCGGCCACCTGGTCGGCGGGGCTTGCGCTCCTCGCCGACACCTGCGAACCCGCCCGGCTCGGGGAGAAGATGGGCGTCGCGCTCTCGGCGGTCGGGGTCGGGACGATCCTCGGGCCGGTCGCCGGCGGGCTGCTCTTTGAGTATGCGGGCTACACCACCACCTTCCTCGTCCCGGCAGTGCTGGCGGCCGCTGTCGGCCTCGCGGTCCTCGCAATACCGGTGCGCACCTGCAGGCGGGAGAGCGGCCCGCACCGCTCCTCGATGCTGCCCCGGGGCGCCCTCCTCCCGCTCGGAGCCTGTTCGGTCGTGATCGTCGCGGTCTCCGGGACGTACGGCGTCTTCGACCCCTATCTCCCGGTTTACCTGCATGCGGTCTTCGCCGCGTCCCCGGCGACGATCGGGGTCGTCTTTGCGGTTCTGGCGGTTGCGGCCATCCTCGCCCAGCCGGCTGCAGGAAGGATCTACGACCGGTACGGCGGCAGCCGCTACCTCATCGGCGGCGGCCTTCTCCTCGCGGGGGGTGCGACTGTCGCCGCCATGCAGGCGGGCTCTCTCCCGCTCACCGCCGCCGCCGTCTTCGTGCTGGGGGTCGCGCTGAGCTGCGCCCTGGTGCCGACGATGCCGCTCCTCGCCGATATCTACCGCGACCGCGGCTCGCAGGGCGCCGCATACGGCATGTACAACACTTTCTTCGCCGTAGGGCTCTCGGCAGGGCCGTTTGCAGGAGCCGTCCTCGCGGGCCGGTGGCCGCTGCCGGCGATCTTCCTCGGGCTGGCGGCGTTCCTCGGGGTTATGGGAATCCTGAGCGGGCTTGCCTTCGGGAGACTTACGCAACGGTGA
- a CDS encoding cobyrinate a,c-diamide synthase, protein MRHIPVIVVAGTHSGCGKTTLASGLMAALAARGLAVQPFKVGPDFIDPTHHSAICGRTSRNLDPFMMGEAGVRETFVRASAGAEIAVVEGAMGLFDGLEGTDTASTAHVAKILDAPVLLVVDAGGASRSVHAMVQGYAGFDPAVRVAGTIFNRIGSPRHLAMIRETKSLPIYGGIPRRKDLVVESRHLGLEMAAETGMMARFGAVVEETCDLPGIIDLARSAPPLPAPAGTPARPEGGVRIGVANDAAFCFYYADNLDTLVRAGADLVFFSPMTDRLPDVDALYLGGGYPELHAEALSSSRCREDVRRAADDGMPIYAECGGLVYLTDRLTTDEVDYPMAGVLPAAAEMTGRIQALGYVEARVSGSAPLLAPGSAFRGHEYHYSRLDCSRDARFALELLRGRGIDGGRDGLTVQNTIGQYTHAYFPDGFAERLVEAAGAYRRT, encoded by the coding sequence ATGCGCCATATTCCAGTGATTGTCGTCGCGGGAACCCACAGCGGCTGCGGCAAGACCACGCTTGCAAGCGGCCTGATGGCGGCGCTCGCCGCCCGGGGACTTGCCGTCCAGCCCTTCAAGGTGGGCCCGGACTTCATCGATCCCACCCACCATTCGGCTATCTGCGGCCGGACGTCCCGCAACCTCGACCCGTTCATGATGGGGGAGGCAGGGGTGCGGGAGACGTTCGTCCGTGCCTCTGCCGGGGCCGAGATCGCCGTCGTCGAGGGTGCGATGGGGCTCTTCGACGGGCTCGAAGGAACCGATACCGCGAGCACGGCGCACGTCGCAAAGATCCTCGATGCTCCGGTTCTTCTCGTGGTTGACGCAGGGGGCGCGTCACGGAGCGTCCACGCCATGGTTCAGGGCTACGCAGGGTTCGATCCGGCCGTCCGGGTCGCCGGAACCATCTTCAACCGGATCGGGAGCCCCCGCCACCTTGCCATGATCCGGGAGACGAAGAGCCTCCCCATCTACGGGGGAATCCCGCGACGAAAGGATCTCGTGGTCGAAAGCCGGCATCTCGGGCTCGAGATGGCGGCCGAGACGGGGATGATGGCGCGGTTCGGCGCAGTTGTCGAGGAGACGTGCGATCTACCCGGGATCATCGACCTCGCCCGGTCGGCCCCGCCCCTCCCGGCGCCGGCGGGGACCCCCGCCCGGCCGGAGGGCGGGGTGCGGATCGGTGTCGCGAACGACGCGGCATTCTGTTTTTACTACGCGGACAACCTCGATACGCTCGTGCGGGCCGGGGCGGATCTGGTCTTCTTCTCGCCGATGACCGACCGGCTCCCGGACGTGGACGCCCTCTATCTCGGGGGCGGCTACCCGGAGCTCCACGCGGAAGCGCTCTCCTCATCCCGGTGCCGGGAAGACGTCCGCCGGGCGGCCGATGACGGGATGCCCATCTACGCCGAGTGCGGCGGGCTCGTCTATCTCACCGACCGGCTCACGACCGATGAGGTCGATTACCCGATGGCCGGCGTCCTCCCGGCGGCGGCGGAGATGACTGGCCGTATCCAGGCCCTCGGGTACGTCGAGGCCCGGGTTTCCGGGTCTGCACCGCTCCTTGCCCCGGGCTCGGCCTTCCGCGGCCACGAGTACCACTATTCCCGGCTCGACTGTTCCCGTGATGCCCGGTTCGCCCTGGAACTCCTCCGGGGGCGGGGTATCGACGGCGGCCGCGACGGGCTTACCGTGCAGAACACGATCGGGCAGTATACCCACGCTTATTTCCCGGACGGTTTCGCCGAGAGATTGGTCGAGGCGGCCGGAGCGTACCGGCGGACGTAA
- a CDS encoding tripartite tricarboxylate transporter permease gives MLSGIVLGAAVGIGCGAVSGLVPGIHANTVAGVLLSLQALLLAWFDPVFVAAAIFSTLVTHTFLDNVPSTFLGIPDADTSLAVLPAHALCLEGRGEEAVRISALGSAAGVALSLPLAVGFILFLPTLQPAIDWGIGLVILAVAGYLIVVSESPGWALAVFSVSGLLGLFSLGYSFLAWPTGGESGVLMPLLSGLFGIAVLLKASHGVMPEQHFSGFDLPAGALSRGSLLGSAAGALVGWLPGLSSATANALLTSVVGYDSNPREYILATSAANTVNAFLGLAAFYAISRTRSGVMAAIGALEEIPPATAILLAGALAALGAYLLTVRLSSTAAWFSGVNITRLNHAVIVFVAILSLFLCGPFGGLVLLLATAVGYVPSLVNVRRVYCMGAIMVPVMAYSFGLA, from the coding sequence GTGCTCTCCGGTATCGTGCTCGGGGCCGCCGTCGGCATCGGTTGCGGCGCCGTGAGCGGCCTCGTTCCCGGCATCCATGCAAACACCGTGGCGGGAGTCCTCCTCTCGCTCCAGGCGCTCCTGCTCGCCTGGTTCGACCCGGTCTTCGTCGCTGCCGCGATCTTTTCCACCCTTGTTACGCACACGTTCCTCGACAACGTCCCGAGCACCTTCCTCGGCATCCCCGACGCCGATACCTCGCTTGCGGTCCTTCCCGCGCACGCCCTCTGCCTCGAAGGGCGGGGAGAGGAGGCCGTCCGGATATCGGCTCTCGGGAGCGCCGCAGGTGTCGCCCTCTCCCTCCCGCTCGCGGTGGGTTTCATCCTCTTCCTCCCCACCCTCCAGCCGGCGATCGACTGGGGTATCGGTCTTGTCATCCTCGCTGTCGCCGGCTACCTCATCGTCGTCTCCGAATCCCCCGGGTGGGCGCTCGCGGTCTTCTCGGTGTCCGGGCTCCTCGGGCTCTTCTCGCTCGGCTACTCCTTCCTCGCCTGGCCGACGGGCGGCGAGTCCGGGGTGCTGATGCCCCTCCTCTCCGGGCTCTTCGGGATCGCGGTTCTCCTCAAGGCCTCGCACGGTGTGATGCCGGAGCAGCACTTCTCGGGGTTCGATCTTCCCGCAGGCGCTCTTTCCCGGGGATCCCTGCTCGGTTCGGCCGCCGGCGCTCTCGTCGGCTGGCTCCCGGGCCTCTCGAGCGCCACGGCGAACGCACTGCTCACCTCGGTCGTCGGCTACGACTCCAACCCCCGGGAGTATATCCTCGCGACCAGCGCTGCGAACACCGTCAACGCCTTCCTCGGGCTTGCGGCCTTCTACGCTATATCCCGGACGCGGAGCGGCGTGATGGCGGCGATCGGTGCGCTCGAGGAGATCCCGCCGGCAACCGCCATTCTTCTTGCGGGTGCGCTGGCCGCGCTCGGTGCCTACCTCCTGACCGTTCGCCTCTCGTCGACGGCTGCGTGGTTCTCCGGTGTGAACATCACGAGACTCAACCATGCCGTCATCGTCTTCGTCGCCATCCTCTCCCTCTTCCTCTGCGGCCCGTTCGGGGGACTCGTCCTGCTCCTCGCAACGGCGGTCGGCTACGTTCCGTCCCTCGTCAACGTCCGCCGGGTCTACTGCATGGGCGCGATCATGGTTCCCGTGATGGCCTACTCCTTCGGTCTTGCCTGA